Proteins encoded by one window of Labrus bergylta chromosome 2, fLabBer1.1, whole genome shotgun sequence:
- the fxn gene encoding frataxin, mitochondrial codes for MMSFNKTRSVFPHICHLVNSNMATAQRTRSLYHQLRSLSHLTGLPPLTKHTLHPICQPAHKCLQSRVHAVSCRKNIHLTAPRLDKPSPGQIRELSEAEYEKLADETLDALADYFEDLMDQSFTGEDCDVIFSSGVLTVKLGGDRGTYVINKQTPNKQIWLSSPTSGPKRYGWTGERWVYAHDGVSLHQLLSAEFSLIYERNMDLSELLYS; via the exons ATGATGTCTTTTAATAAAACTCGTTCTGTATTTCCACACATCTGTCACCTCGTAAACTCAAACATGGCGACGGCGCAGAGAACCAGGAGCCTTTATCACCAG CTCAGGAGTCTGTCACACCTCACTGGACTTCCTCCTCTCACTAAACACACTCTGCATCCCATCTGTCAACCTGCGCACAAA tgCTTACAGAGCAGAGTCCATGCTGTTAGCTGTAGGAAGAACATCCACCTGACAGCACCGAGGCTGGATAAACCTTCACCTGGGCAGATAAG ggaGCTGTCAGAAGCAGAGTACGAGAAGCTGGCAGATGAGACGTTGGACGCTCTGGCTGATTATTTTGAGGACTTGATGGATCAATCTTTCACTGGAGAAGACTGCGACGTCATCTTCTCT AGCGGTGTGTTGACGGTGAAGCTCGGCGGGGACCGCGGCACCTACGTCATCAACAAACAGACTCCAAACAAACAGATCTGGCTCTCATCGCCCACCAG tgGACCGAAGCGTTACGGTTGGACGGGTGAGCGTTGGGTTTACGCACACGACGGCGTCAGCCTCCATCAGCTGCTCTCTGCAGAGTTTTCACTCATCTATGAAAGAAACATGGACCTCTCTGAGCTGCTGTACTCCTGA